One region of Streptomyces capillispiralis genomic DNA includes:
- a CDS encoding NUDIX hydrolase — translation MDGYDRHAFEPFAVTVDLAVFTIRGGALHVLLVERGEEPYAGRWALPGGFVRPDESAERAARRELGEETGLTDVSGLHLEQLRTYSEPGRDPRMRVVSVAFAALLPDAPEAHGGSDAAQARWTPYGSARGLAFDHDRILADARERVSAKLEYTCLATAFCPPEFTLGELQQVYETVWGTALDRPNFRRKVLATPGFVEAVPGAARLTGGRGKPAALYRAGTATALHPPLLRPTPEGRPA, via the coding sequence GTGGACGGCTACGACAGGCACGCCTTCGAACCCTTCGCCGTCACCGTCGACCTCGCCGTGTTCACGATCCGCGGGGGCGCGCTGCACGTCCTGCTCGTCGAGCGGGGCGAGGAGCCCTACGCCGGGCGGTGGGCGCTGCCCGGAGGATTCGTACGGCCGGACGAGTCCGCCGAGCGTGCCGCGCGGCGGGAACTGGGCGAGGAGACCGGGCTGACGGACGTGTCCGGGCTGCACCTGGAGCAGCTGCGGACCTACAGCGAACCCGGCCGCGACCCCCGGATGCGGGTCGTGTCCGTCGCCTTCGCCGCGCTCCTCCCGGACGCGCCCGAGGCACACGGCGGCAGCGACGCCGCGCAGGCCCGCTGGACACCGTACGGCTCCGCGCGGGGGCTCGCCTTCGACCACGACCGGATCCTCGCCGACGCGCGGGAACGGGTCAGCGCCAAGCTCGAGTACACCTGCCTCGCCACCGCCTTCTGCCCGCCCGAGTTCACCCTCGGGGAACTCCAGCAGGTCTACGAGACCGTGTGGGGCACCGCCCTCGACCGGCCCAACTTCCGGCGCAAGGTACTCGCCACCCCGGGCTTCGTCGAGGCCGTCCCGGGCGCCGCGCGCCTCACCGGCGGCCGCGGCAAACCCGCCGCCCTCTACCGCGCGGGCACCGCCACCGCCCTCCACCCGCCCCTGCTCCGGCCCACCCCGGAAGGACGCCCCGCATGA
- a CDS encoding transglycosylase family protein produces the protein MSACADNTRHHARKTRTTAVLAGAALLAPLALLTATGNAAAADGGVWDRIAQCESGGDWHINTGNGYYGGLQFSAATWRAYGGTAYAPTADRATRSQQIAVATKVQRAQGWGAWPTCSARAGASGSAPATDPVAADRAPSKSPAPSEPSKSSSPARSSEPSAAPAAGHGDRTASGGDYTVRAGDTLSGIAARHGLDWRRLYDANRSVVGGDPDVIVPGQRLDV, from the coding sequence ATGTCCGCATGTGCCGATAACACCCGCCACCACGCTCGCAAGACCCGTACGACGGCGGTCCTCGCCGGCGCGGCACTGCTCGCGCCCCTCGCCCTGCTGACCGCGACCGGGAACGCCGCGGCGGCGGACGGCGGGGTGTGGGACCGCATCGCCCAGTGCGAGAGCGGCGGCGACTGGCACATCAACACCGGCAACGGCTACTACGGCGGACTGCAGTTCTCCGCCGCCACCTGGCGCGCCTACGGCGGCACGGCCTACGCGCCGACGGCCGACCGGGCCACCAGGTCCCAGCAGATCGCGGTGGCCACCAAGGTCCAGCGCGCCCAGGGGTGGGGCGCCTGGCCGACCTGCTCGGCCCGCGCGGGGGCGTCCGGGAGCGCACCCGCCACGGACCCGGTGGCGGCGGACAGGGCCCCGTCGAAGTCCCCGGCCCCCTCCGAGCCCTCGAAGTCGTCGAGTCCGGCGCGGTCGTCCGAGCCGTCGGCGGCCCCGGCCGCCGGGCACGGGGACCGGACGGCGTCCGGCGGCGACTACACCGTCCGCGCGGGCGACACCCTGAGCGGCATCGCCGCACGGCACGGGCTCGACTGGCGGCGCCTGTACGACGCCAACCGGTCCGTCGTCGGCGGCGATCCGGACGTGATCGTCCCCGGGCAGCGACTCGACGTCTGA
- a CDS encoding lysophospholipid acyltransferase family protein translates to MTDVPSVRGAEVGRRIGVGLMYGLFRPRVLGAWRVPAAGPVILAVNHSHNVDGPMVMGVAPRPTHFLIKKEAFVGPLDPFLTGIGQLKVDRDTTDRTAISRALGVLEQGGVLGIFPEGTRGEGDFASLRAGLAYFAVRGGAPIVPVAVLGSSERPGRLIKALPPLRSRVDVVFGDPFDAGDGSGRRTRKALDEATERIQKQLTAHLENARRLTGR, encoded by the coding sequence GTGACCGACGTCCCATCGGTGCGGGGCGCCGAGGTCGGGCGGCGCATCGGCGTCGGCCTGATGTACGGGCTGTTCAGGCCGCGCGTGCTGGGCGCCTGGCGGGTGCCGGCGGCCGGCCCGGTGATCCTCGCCGTGAACCACTCCCACAACGTCGACGGCCCGATGGTCATGGGCGTGGCGCCCCGGCCGACGCACTTCCTGATCAAGAAGGAGGCGTTCGTCGGCCCGCTCGACCCGTTCCTGACCGGTATCGGCCAGCTCAAGGTGGACCGGGACACCACCGACCGCACGGCGATCTCCCGGGCGCTGGGCGTGCTGGAGCAGGGCGGCGTCCTCGGCATCTTCCCCGAGGGCACGCGCGGTGAGGGCGACTTCGCCTCGCTGCGCGCGGGGCTCGCGTACTTCGCCGTGCGCGGCGGGGCGCCGATCGTGCCCGTCGCCGTGCTGGGAAGTTCGGAGCGGCCCGGACGGTTGATAAAGGCGCTGCCCCCGCTGCGCTCCCGCGTCGACGTCGTCTTCGGCGACCCCTTCGACGCGGGCGACGGCAGCGGGCGGCGTACGCGCAAGGCGCTCGACGAGGCGACCGAGCGCATCCAGAAGCAGCTCACCGCGCACCTGGAAAACGCCAGGCGCCTCACCGGGCGCTGA
- a CDS encoding ADP-ribosylglycohydrolase family protein, whose amino-acid sequence MTPHGTTNAVTKRAATGALTGLALGDALGFPTEFDDVPSILATFGPWRQMELPRPAIVTDDTQMTLALGRGLRTAMERGTLAPRRLTRPVREEFVEWWRSPENNRAPGATCLKACHLLAHEDRPWQDASQTGSKGCGANMRVAPIGLVPGLTDEQRAGAAQVQSALTHGHPTALAASDLTAHAVRLLAEGAEPTGLIGLLRSYAYDNRTRYHESWLGDLWTRAQDPTPEHFIARGWDECLEILGRLQEAVRTVSPETDPCLATGEGWIAEEALATGLLCFLLFVDEPLTALRRAACTAGDSDSIACLTGAFAGAHLGADAWPADWADRIEYRDELLALGTLWDA is encoded by the coding sequence ATGACGCCCCACGGCACGACGAACGCCGTCACCAAGCGCGCCGCCACCGGAGCGCTCACCGGACTCGCCCTCGGCGACGCGCTGGGCTTCCCGACCGAGTTCGACGACGTCCCGTCGATCCTCGCCACGTTCGGCCCGTGGCGGCAGATGGAGCTGCCCCGGCCGGCGATCGTCACCGACGACACCCAGATGACGCTGGCCCTGGGCAGGGGGCTGCGGACGGCGATGGAGCGGGGCACGCTCGCGCCGAGACGGCTGACGCGGCCGGTGCGCGAGGAGTTCGTGGAGTGGTGGCGCTCGCCCGAGAACAACCGCGCCCCCGGCGCCACCTGCCTCAAGGCCTGCCACCTGCTCGCCCACGAGGACCGGCCCTGGCAGGACGCCTCCCAGACCGGCTCCAAGGGCTGCGGCGCCAACATGCGGGTCGCGCCGATAGGCCTGGTCCCCGGCCTGACCGACGAACAGCGCGCGGGCGCCGCCCAGGTGCAGTCGGCGCTCACCCACGGACACCCCACCGCGCTCGCCGCCTCCGACCTCACCGCGCACGCCGTACGCCTGCTGGCCGAGGGCGCCGAGCCGACCGGGCTGATCGGACTGCTGCGCTCCTACGCCTACGACAACCGCACCCGCTACCACGAGTCCTGGCTCGGCGACCTGTGGACCCGCGCCCAGGACCCCACCCCCGAACACTTCATCGCGCGCGGCTGGGACGAGTGCCTGGAGATCCTCGGGCGCCTCCAGGAGGCCGTGCGCACCGTCTCGCCGGAGACCGACCCCTGCCTGGCCACCGGCGAGGGCTGGATCGCGGAGGAGGCCCTGGCGACCGGCCTGCTCTGCTTCCTCCTCTTCGTCGACGAACCCCTCACCGCCCTGCGCCGCGCCGCCTGCACCGCGGGCGACTCCGACTCCATCGCCTGCCTCACGGGCGCCTTCGCCGGCGCCCACCTGGGCGCGGACGCCTGGCCGGCGGACTGGGCCGACCGCATCGAGTACCGGGACGAGCTGCTGGCACTGGGAACGCTCTGGGACGCCTGA
- a CDS encoding Rieske (2Fe-2S) protein: MTRRASRRTVLLASGAAALAAGCGGGGEGGPSSESPAPDATAGQELASTADIPVGGGTVLKDEKVVVTQPEEGDFRAFSAICTHQNCVVAGVADGTINCACHGSRFRIADGSVDRGPATRALPEQSITVEGNSIRLA, from the coding sequence ATGACCCGTCGTGCGAGTCGCCGCACGGTCCTTCTCGCGTCCGGCGCGGCGGCACTGGCCGCGGGCTGCGGCGGTGGCGGCGAGGGCGGCCCCTCGTCGGAATCGCCCGCACCGGACGCCACCGCCGGGCAGGAGCTGGCCTCGACCGCCGACATCCCGGTGGGCGGCGGGACGGTCCTCAAGGACGAGAAGGTGGTGGTGACCCAGCCCGAGGAGGGCGACTTCAGGGCCTTCTCGGCGATCTGCACCCACCAGAACTGCGTGGTGGCCGGCGTGGCGGACGGCACCATCAACTGCGCCTGCCACGGCAGCCGGTTCAGGATCGCCGACGGTTCGGTGGACCGGGGCCCGGCGACCCGGGCGCTGCCCGAGCAGTCGATCACGGTGGAGGGAAATTCGATCCGCCTGGCGTGA
- a CDS encoding ABC transporter ATP-binding protein has translation MTATVLSLHRARVRYGPLEALHGVTLAAPGPGLTVLLGRNGSGRTTVLRALAGAVPLSGGAVRWDGVDVTGVPAFERARRGMCLVPERQAVFGSLTVRENLALTAPDPQPALAAYPALRPLLERRAGTLSGGEQRMLALSRALLARARVVLVDEPAQGMAPAVAARTYALLAGLDACVVVAEQRLPPALLGRRAFVYVLRRGAVVFAGEAGELGRSASAQRF, from the coding sequence ATGACCGCGACCGTCCTCTCACTGCACCGCGCGCGCGTCCGGTACGGCCCCCTGGAGGCCCTGCACGGCGTCACCCTCGCCGCCCCGGGCCCCGGACTCACCGTGCTGCTGGGCCGCAACGGCTCCGGACGTACGACCGTGCTGCGCGCGCTGGCCGGGGCCGTGCCGCTGTCCGGCGGGGCGGTGCGGTGGGACGGCGTGGACGTGACCGGCGTACCGGCGTTCGAGCGGGCGCGGCGCGGGATGTGCCTGGTGCCGGAGCGGCAGGCGGTGTTCGGTTCCCTCACGGTGCGCGAGAACCTCGCCCTCACCGCGCCCGACCCGCAGCCCGCGCTCGCCGCCTACCCGGCGCTGCGGCCGCTGCTGGAACGCCGGGCGGGCACGCTCTCCGGCGGGGAGCAGCGCATGCTGGCCCTGTCCCGGGCGCTGCTCGCCCGCGCGCGCGTGGTGCTCGTCGACGAGCCCGCGCAGGGCATGGCCCCCGCGGTCGCGGCCCGCACCTACGCGCTGCTGGCCGGCCTCGACGCGTGCGTGGTCGTCGCCGAGCAGCGGCTGCCGCCCGCGCTGCTCGGCCGGCGGGCCTTCGTGTACGTCCTGCGCCGGGGCGCGGTGGTCTTCGCCGGGGAGGCGGGTGAACTCGGCCGGTCCGCCTCGGCGCAGCGGTTCTAG
- a CDS encoding nucleotidyltransferase domain-containing protein: protein MRPETLVADHTIYACVMGSRAFGLATEGSDTDRRGVFLAPTALFWRFDKPPTHVEGPAEEQFSWELERFCELALRANPNILECLHSPLVEYADATGRELLELRGAFLSRAVHETFTRYAHGQRRKLEADVRSHGAPRWKHAMHLLRLLISARDLLRTGVLTIDVGEERAPLLAVKRGEVPWSGVESWMTRLAEEAAEAARHGPLPEEPDRRRVEDFLLRTRRSSALRSDRPRP from the coding sequence ATGCGCCCCGAGACCCTGGTTGCCGACCACACGATCTACGCCTGCGTCATGGGCTCGCGCGCCTTCGGTCTGGCCACGGAGGGCAGCGACACCGACCGCCGGGGCGTCTTCCTCGCGCCCACTGCCCTGTTCTGGCGCTTCGACAAGCCGCCGACGCATGTCGAGGGGCCGGCCGAGGAGCAGTTCAGCTGGGAGCTGGAACGCTTCTGCGAGCTGGCCCTGCGCGCCAACCCCAACATCCTGGAGTGCCTGCACTCCCCGCTCGTGGAGTACGCCGACGCCACCGGCCGCGAGCTGCTGGAGCTGCGCGGGGCATTCCTGTCCCGGGCGGTCCACGAGACGTTCACCCGCTACGCCCACGGCCAGCGCCGCAAGCTGGAGGCCGACGTGCGCTCCCACGGGGCCCCGCGCTGGAAGCACGCCATGCACCTGCTCCGTCTGCTGATCAGCGCCCGGGACCTGCTCCGCACGGGCGTCCTCACGATCGACGTGGGCGAGGAGCGCGCACCGCTGCTCGCGGTGAAGCGCGGTGAGGTGCCCTGGTCCGGGGTGGAGTCCTGGATGACGCGGCTGGCGGAGGAGGCCGCGGAGGCCGCCCGGCACGGCCCGCTGCCCGAGGAGCCGGACCGGCGCCGCGTGGAGGACTTCCTCCTGCGCACCCGCCGCTCCTCGGCCCTGCGGAGCGATCGGCCCAGGCCCTGA
- a CDS encoding pseudouridine synthase gives MRSSGSGNSGGRGNHRGAGNNRDQKQGQGRPRKPRPEERRYDVGPGATKDGPKAGRGGAKPSPQKGGRGRTAPARSREYETRIEERNRDRYADRKEVKLPKTFPGAEQEGERLQKVLARAGYGSRRACEELIEQARVEVNGEIVMEQGKRVDPEKDEVKVDGLTVATQSYQFFSLNKPAGVVSTMEDPEGRQCLGDYVTNRETRLFHVGRLDTETEGVILLTNHGELAHRLTHPKYGVKKTYLAHIVGPIPRDLGKRLKDGIQLEDGYARADHFRVVEQTGKNYLVEVTLHEGRKHIVRRMLAEAGFPVDKLVRTAFGPITLGDQKSGWLRRLSNTEVGMLMQEVDL, from the coding sequence ATGCGAAGCAGTGGCAGCGGAAACAGCGGCGGACGCGGTAACCACCGCGGAGCCGGCAACAACAGGGACCAGAAGCAGGGGCAGGGCCGCCCCCGCAAGCCCCGCCCCGAGGAGCGCCGCTACGACGTCGGCCCCGGTGCCACCAAGGACGGTCCGAAGGCCGGGCGCGGCGGCGCCAAGCCGTCGCCCCAGAAGGGCGGCCGGGGCCGCACCGCCCCGGCGCGTTCGCGCGAGTACGAGACGCGGATCGAGGAGCGCAACCGCGACCGGTACGCGGACCGCAAGGAGGTCAAGCTCCCGAAGACCTTCCCGGGCGCGGAGCAGGAGGGCGAGCGGCTGCAGAAGGTCCTCGCCCGCGCGGGCTACGGCTCCCGGCGTGCCTGCGAGGAGCTGATCGAGCAGGCCAGGGTCGAGGTCAACGGCGAGATCGTCATGGAGCAGGGCAAGCGGGTCGACCCGGAGAAGGACGAGGTCAAGGTCGACGGCCTGACCGTGGCGACGCAGTCGTACCAGTTCTTCTCGCTGAACAAGCCCGCCGGTGTCGTCTCGACGATGGAGGACCCCGAGGGCCGGCAGTGCCTCGGCGACTACGTCACCAACCGTGAGACCCGGCTCTTCCACGTCGGCCGGCTCGACACCGAGACCGAGGGCGTCATCCTGCTCACCAACCACGGCGAGCTGGCGCACCGTCTCACCCACCCGAAGTACGGGGTGAAGAAGACCTACCTCGCGCACATCGTCGGGCCCATCCCGCGCGACCTCGGCAAGCGCCTCAAGGACGGCATCCAGCTGGAGGACGGCTACGCGCGCGCGGACCACTTCCGGGTCGTGGAGCAGACCGGCAAGAACTACCTCGTCGAGGTGACCCTGCACGAGGGCCGCAAGCACATCGTGCGCCGCATGCTCGCCGAGGCCGGGTTCCCCGTCGACAAGCTGGTGCGCACCGCCTTCGGCCCGATCACCCTGGGCGACCAGAAGTCGGGCTGGCTGCGCCGGCTGTCCAACACCGAGGTCGGCATGCTGATGCAGGAGGTCGACCTCTAA
- a CDS encoding prephenate dehydrogenase yields MRTALVIGTGLIGTSAALALSQRGVTVHLADHDPEQARTAAALGAGTDESPDGPVDLALVAAPPAHVADVLADAMRRGVARGYLDVASVKGGPRRELQARGLDLACYIGTHPMSGREKSGPLAASGDLFEGRPWVLTPTRDTDTEVLNLALELVSHCRAVPVVMDADAHDRAVALVSHMPHLVSSMVAARLQHAEEAAVRLCGQGIRDVTRIAASDPRMWIDILSANPGPVADLLTDVAADLEETVRALRALESSDADKRREGATGIEDVLRRGNAGQVRVPGKHGTAPRAYEVVTVLIDDQPGQLARIFADAGHAGVNIEDVRIEHATGQQAGLIQLTVEPKAAPVLSAGLRERGWAIRQ; encoded by the coding sequence GTGAGAACCGCACTCGTCATCGGCACCGGACTCATCGGCACGTCCGCCGCCCTCGCCCTGTCCCAGCGGGGCGTCACGGTCCACCTCGCCGACCACGACCCGGAGCAGGCCCGCACGGCCGCCGCGCTCGGCGCCGGGACGGACGAGAGCCCCGACGGGCCGGTGGACCTGGCCCTCGTCGCCGCCCCGCCCGCCCACGTGGCCGACGTGCTCGCCGACGCGATGCGGCGCGGGGTGGCCCGCGGCTACCTCGACGTGGCCAGCGTCAAGGGCGGACCGCGCCGCGAGCTCCAGGCACGCGGGCTCGACCTGGCCTGCTACATCGGCACCCACCCCATGTCCGGACGTGAGAAGTCCGGCCCGCTGGCCGCCTCCGGCGACCTCTTCGAGGGCCGCCCCTGGGTGCTGACCCCGACCCGGGACACCGACACCGAGGTGCTCAACCTCGCCCTCGAACTGGTCTCGCACTGCCGTGCCGTGCCCGTCGTCATGGACGCCGACGCCCACGACCGTGCCGTGGCCCTCGTCTCCCACATGCCGCACCTGGTGTCCAGCATGGTCGCCGCCCGTCTGCAGCACGCCGAGGAGGCCGCCGTACGGCTGTGCGGGCAGGGCATCCGGGACGTGACCCGGATCGCCGCCTCCGACCCCCGGATGTGGATCGACATCCTGTCCGCCAACCCCGGGCCGGTCGCCGACCTGCTCACGGACGTCGCCGCCGACCTGGAGGAGACCGTGCGCGCCCTGCGCGCGCTGGAGTCCTCCGACGCGGACAAGCGCCGCGAGGGCGCCACGGGCATCGAGGACGTGCTGCGCCGGGGCAACGCCGGCCAGGTCCGCGTCCCCGGCAAGCACGGCACCGCGCCGCGCGCCTACGAGGTCGTGACGGTGCTCATCGACGACCAGCCCGGCCAGCTGGCCCGGATCTTCGCCGACGCCGGCCACGCCGGGGTCAACATCGAGGACGTCCGCATCGAGCACGCCACCGGACAGCAGGCCGGTCTGATCCAGCTGACGGTGGAGCCCAAGGCGGCACCGGTGCTCTCGGCGGGCCTGCGGGAACGGGGCTGGGCGATCCGGCAGTGA
- the cmk gene encoding (d)CMP kinase: protein MENGAAQPVIVAIDGPSGTGKSSTSKAVAAQLGLSYLDTGAQYRAITWWMVHHGIDTDDPTAIAAVAAKPEIVSGTDPEDPTITVDGVDVAGPIRGQDVTSKVSAVSAVPEVRTRITELQRSIAASAVTGIVVEGRDIGTTVLPDADLKIFLTASEEARAARRSGELKGADLKTTREALAKRDAADSSRKTSPLAKAGDAVEVDTTDLTLPQVIECVVTLVEEKRAGK, encoded by the coding sequence GTGGAAAACGGCGCCGCCCAGCCCGTGATTGTCGCCATAGACGGCCCCTCCGGCACGGGCAAGTCGAGCACGTCGAAGGCCGTGGCGGCGCAGCTCGGCCTGAGCTACCTGGACACCGGCGCCCAGTACCGGGCGATCACCTGGTGGATGGTGCACCACGGCATCGACACCGACGACCCCACCGCGATCGCCGCCGTGGCCGCGAAGCCGGAGATCGTCTCGGGCACCGACCCCGAGGACCCGACCATCACCGTCGACGGCGTCGACGTGGCCGGCCCGATCCGCGGGCAGGACGTCACCTCCAAGGTCAGCGCGGTCAGCGCGGTCCCCGAGGTGCGGACCAGGATCACCGAGCTGCAGCGCTCCATCGCCGCCTCCGCCGTCACCGGCATCGTCGTCGAGGGCCGTGACATCGGCACCACCGTGCTCCCCGACGCCGACCTGAAGATCTTCCTCACCGCCTCCGAGGAGGCGCGGGCTGCCCGCCGCAGCGGCGAGCTGAAGGGTGCCGACCTGAAGACCACCCGCGAGGCCCTGGCCAAGCGGGACGCCGCGGACTCCAGCCGCAAGACCTCCCCGCTGGCCAAGGCCGGCGACGCGGTCGAGGTGGACACCACCGACCTGACCCTGCCGCAGGTCATCGAGTGCGTCGTCACCCTCGTCGAGGAGAAGCGGGCCGGGAAGTGA
- the aroH gene encoding chorismate mutase — protein MAVRAVRGAVQLERDEAGHMEEQVGALLTAIIERNGLHTDDLISLWFTATPDLHSDFPAVAARRLGIVDVPLICAQELDIAGAMPRVVRVLAHIESDRPRADIAHVYLGAAAALRKDIAQ, from the coding sequence GTGGCGGTACGCGCGGTCCGTGGGGCCGTCCAGTTGGAGCGGGACGAGGCCGGTCACATGGAGGAGCAGGTCGGCGCCCTGCTCACCGCGATCATCGAGCGCAACGGCCTGCACACCGACGACCTGATCAGCCTCTGGTTCACGGCCACGCCCGACCTGCACAGCGACTTCCCGGCCGTCGCCGCCCGCAGGCTCGGCATCGTCGACGTCCCCCTGATCTGCGCCCAGGAACTCGACATCGCCGGCGCCATGCCCCGCGTCGTCCGGGTCCTCGCGCACATCGAGTCCGACCGGCCCCGCGCCGACATCGCGCACGTCTACCTCGGCGCCGCGGCCGCCCTGCGCAAGGACATCGCCCAGTGA
- the der gene encoding ribosome biogenesis GTPase Der — protein sequence MNDHIQPDGSDAYEGAHEHDHGALGDAEFAEFMELAAEEGFDLEDVEGAIEAAGHGPLPVLAVVGRPNVGKSTLVNRIIGRREAVVEDKPGVTRDRVTYEAEWAGRRFKVVDTGGWEQDVLGIDASVAAQAEYAIEAADAVVFVVDAKVGATDTDEAVVRLLRKAGKPVVLCANKVDGPSGEADAAYLWSLGLGEPHPVSALHGRGTGDMLDQVLEVLPEAPAQTFGTAVGGPRRVALIGRPNVGKSSLLNKVAGEERVVVNELAGTTRDPVDEMIELGGKTWKFVDTAGIRKRVHLQQGADYYASLRTAAAVEKAEVAVVLIDAADSISVQDQRIVTMAVEAGRALVLAYNKWDTLDEERRYYLEREIETELGQVAWAPRVNVSAHTGRHMEKLVPAIETALEGWETRVPTGRLNAFLGELVAAHPHPVRGGKQPRILFGTQAGTRPPRFVLFASGFIEAGYRRFIERRLREEFGFEGTPIHISVRVREKRGRKK from the coding sequence ATGAACGACCACATCCAGCCCGACGGCTCGGACGCGTACGAGGGTGCGCACGAGCACGACCACGGGGCGCTGGGCGATGCCGAGTTCGCGGAGTTCATGGAGCTCGCCGCGGAGGAGGGCTTCGACCTCGAGGACGTCGAGGGCGCCATCGAGGCGGCCGGCCACGGCCCGCTGCCGGTGCTCGCCGTCGTCGGCCGGCCCAACGTCGGCAAGTCGACCCTGGTGAACCGGATCATCGGCCGCCGCGAGGCGGTCGTCGAGGACAAGCCGGGCGTCACCCGCGACCGTGTCACCTACGAGGCCGAGTGGGCGGGCCGCCGCTTCAAGGTCGTCGACACCGGCGGCTGGGAGCAGGACGTCCTCGGCATCGACGCGTCCGTGGCCGCGCAGGCCGAGTACGCGATCGAGGCCGCCGACGCGGTCGTCTTCGTCGTCGACGCCAAGGTGGGCGCGACCGACACCGACGAGGCCGTGGTCCGGCTGCTGCGCAAGGCCGGCAAGCCGGTCGTGCTGTGCGCCAACAAGGTGGACGGCCCGAGCGGCGAGGCCGACGCCGCCTACCTGTGGTCCCTGGGCCTGGGCGAGCCGCACCCGGTCTCCGCGCTGCACGGCCGCGGCACCGGCGACATGCTGGACCAGGTCCTGGAGGTGCTGCCGGAGGCCCCGGCGCAGACCTTCGGCACCGCCGTCGGCGGCCCCCGCCGGGTCGCGCTGATCGGCCGTCCGAACGTCGGCAAGTCCTCGCTGCTGAACAAGGTGGCGGGCGAGGAGCGGGTCGTCGTCAACGAGCTCGCCGGCACCACCCGCGACCCGGTCGACGAGATGATCGAACTGGGCGGCAAGACCTGGAAGTTCGTCGACACGGCGGGCATCCGCAAGCGCGTCCACCTCCAGCAGGGCGCCGACTACTACGCCTCGCTGCGCACTGCCGCCGCCGTCGAGAAGGCCGAGGTCGCCGTCGTCCTCATCGACGCCGCCGACTCCATCTCGGTGCAGGACCAGCGCATCGTGACCATGGCCGTGGAGGCGGGCCGCGCCCTCGTCCTCGCCTACAACAAGTGGGACACCCTCGACGAGGAGCGCCGCTACTACCTGGAGCGGGAGATCGAGACCGAGCTGGGCCAGGTGGCGTGGGCGCCGCGGGTGAACGTCTCGGCGCACACCGGCCGGCACATGGAGAAGCTGGTCCCGGCCATCGAGACGGCCCTGGAGGGCTGGGAGACCCGGGTGCCGACCGGCCGTCTGAACGCCTTCCTCGGCGAACTGGTCGCCGCCCACCCGCACCCGGTGCGGGGCGGCAAGCAGCCGCGCATCCTGTTCGGCACCCAGGCGGGCACCAGGCCGCCGCGGTTCGTACTGTTCGCCTCCGGCTTCATCGAGGCCGGCTACCGGCGCTTCATCGAGCGCCGGCTGCGCGAGGAGTTCGGCTTCGAGGGGACGCCGATCCACATCTCGGTGCGGGTGCGCGAGAAGCGCGGCAGGAAGAAGTAG